A stretch of the Argentina anserina chromosome 6, drPotAnse1.1, whole genome shotgun sequence genome encodes the following:
- the LOC126798288 gene encoding G-type lectin S-receptor-like serine/threonine-protein kinase SD2-5, with product MGLFQFGNLCLCLLLLVYFKSCLASQQHSGRIYPGFQASQMEWNNNSGWFLVSNNSAFALGFYQGLDVTEIKSFLLVVYHLGASKAVWTANRGKLFANFDKFVFTKDGNVYMKSGDDTVWSTNTTGKVVTAMELRDSGNLVLLGDEGSILWQSFSHPTDTLLPGQEFLEGMNLKSFRNKNNVSSYLEIQSGELVLYAGYRTPQIYWSIESESRKSNNNVSGKVHSVSLVSNSLNFYDRSKSLIWQFVFSDNKDPNAFWAAVLGPDGSITFLDLQKGSSVVPEATKIPQEACSLPDHCEPYNACFMENWCQCPTPLISRFNCKLPAAPSCSTSKSSVELIFVGEKFDYFALDFTKPSLTSSLDSCKEACHGNCSCLVLFFENSTGHCFLFDQVGNFRRSVGNDTGYTSYIKVFEGDVGLSPSNKADRNGSKHILVIVAILIATIIVVVGILYVGLVYYRKKRLLDYSQEILEEDNFLDNLSGMPIRFKYSDLSTATKNFSTKIGQGGFGSVYLGVLPDGIQLAVKKLEGQFQGKKEFRAEVTIIGKIRHVHLVKLRGFCAEGHHRLLVYEYMGKGSLDKWIFNNNNDDQFLDWNTRFSIALGTAKGLAYLHEECEEKIVHCDIKPENVLLDDNFNAKVSDFGLAKLMNREESLVHTTLRGTRGYLAPEWLTNYAISEKSDVYSYGMVLLEIIGGKRNFSPGESLGKSHFPSYAFRQLENGNLKSFLDPKLDVDENDERVVAAINVALWCIQDEMQMRPPMTKVVQMLEGLCVLPPPPTSSPKSVSHLSFLQWSSKEASSSAGLSDNYTDIAMSDVRLSGPR from the coding sequence ATGGGTTTGTTCCAATTTGGAAACTTGTGTCTCTGTCTGCTCCTCCTTGTGTACTTCAAATCCTGCTTAGCTAGTCAACAACATTCTGGCCGGATTTATCCCGGTTTTCAAGCATCTCAGATGGAATGGAACAATAATTCCGGGTGGTTTCTTGTGTCCAACAACTCAGCATTTGCTCTTGGATTCTACCAAGGTCTTGATGTCACTGAGATCAAGTCGTTTTTACTCGTAGTCTATCACTTGGGTGCTTCTAAAGCAGTTTGGACTGCTAATAGAGGCAAGCTATTTGcaaattttgataaatttgTCTTTACCAAAGATGGGAATGTCTACATGAAAAGTGGTGATGATACAGTTTGGTCTACCAATACAACTGGAAAAGTAGTTACAGCCATGGAATTGAGGGATTCAGGAAACTTGGTGTTGCTTGGAGACGAAGGAAGCATTCTTTGGCAGAGTTTTAGTCACCCCACTGATACTCTTTTACCGGGTCAGGAATTTCTGGAAGGAATGAATCTCAAGAGCTTTCGAAACAAGAACAATGTGTCCAGTTATCTTGAGATCCAGTCAGGCGAGTTGGTGCTGTATGCCGGATATCGAACTCCACAGATCTATTGGTCAATAGAAAGTGAGAGCAGGAAAAGCAATAACAATGTCAGCGGCAAGGTTCACTCTGTGTCTCTTGTTTCCAATTCATTGAATTTCTATGATCGAAGTAAATCCTTAATTTGGCAATTTGTTTTCTCTGACAATAAAGATCCAAATGCCTTTTGGGCTGCTGTTTTAGGCCCTGATGGCTCAATCACCTTCCTTGATCTTCAGAAAGGAAGTTCTGTTGTCCCTGAAGCAACTAAGATCCCACAAGAGGCTTGCAGCCTTCCTGACCATTGTGAACCTTACAATGCTTGCTTTATGGAGAATTGGTGTCAATGTCCTACACCTCTCATCTCTCGCTTTAATTGCAAACTTCCTGCAGCGCCATCATGTAGTACCTCAAAGAGTTCAGTGGAGCTTATATTTGTTGGTGAGAAGTTTGACTACTTTGCATTGGATTTTACTAAACCTTCTTTGACATCTAGTCTGGATTCTTGCAAAGAAGCTTGCCATGGTAATTGTTCTTGCCTTGTGTTGTTCTTTGAAAACAGTACTGGACATTGTTTTCTGTTTGACCAGGTAGGAAATTTCCGACGATCTGTTGGGAATGACACCGGTTatacttcatatataaaagtcTTTGAAGGAGATGTAGGACTAAGCCCATCAAATAAAGCAGACCGGAATGGAAGCAAACACATCCTTGTCATTGTGGCCATTTTGATTGCAACAATCATAGTTGTTGTTGGTATACTGTATGTGGGATTAGTGTACTATCGCAAGAAGAGATTACTGGACTACTCTCAAGAAATCTTGGAAGAGGACAATTTCTTGGACAATCTGTCTGGAATGCCGATACGCTTCAAATACAGTGATCTCAGCACAGCAACAAAGAATTTCTCCACAAAAATTGGCCAAGGAGGGTTTGGTTCAGTTTATCTCGGTGTTCTTCCAGATGGAATCCAACTTGCAGTGAAAAAGTTAGAAGGACAATTTCAAGGGAAGAAAGAGTTTAGAGCAGAAGTCACTATTATTGGGAAAATTCGACATGTCCATTTGGTCAAGCTCAGAGGCTTCTGTGCAGAAGGGCATCATAGGCTGCTCGTTTATGAGTACATGGGAAAAGGGTCGTTGGATAAATGGAtattcaacaacaacaatgatGATCAATTTCTGGATTGGAACACAAGATTCAGTATTGCATTGGGAACTGCTAAGGGGTTGGCTTATCTTCatgaagaatgtgaagagaAGATTGTTCACTGTGATATAAAACCTGAAAATGTGCTTCTTGATGACAACTTTAATGCCAAAGTTTCAGATTTTGGATTGGCTAAGCTGATGAACCGAGAGGAAAGCCTTGTACACACTACACTGAGGGGCACGAGGGGTTACCTTGCACCAGAATGGCTCACCAATTATGCCATCTCGGAGAAGAGTGATGTGTACAGTTATGGCATGGTCTTGCTTGAGATTATAGGTGGAAAGAGGAACTTTTCTCCAGGAGAGAGTTTGGGGAAATCCCATTTTCCTTCTTATGCATTTAGGCAGTTGGAAAACGGAAACTTAAAAAGTTTCCTTGATCCAAAGCTTGATGTTGATGAAAATGATGAAAGAGTTGTAGCAGCAATCAATGTAGCATTGTGGTGCATTCAAGATGAGATGCAAATGAGGCCTCCCATGACTAAAGTAGTGCAAATGCTCGAAGGCCTTTGTGTTCTACCACCACCCCCGACATCCTCGCCAAAGTCGGtttctcatttgagtttcTTACAATGGAGCAGCAAAGAAGCTAGTTCATCAGCCGGACTCAGTGACAACTATACTGATATAGCAATGTCAGATGTTAGGCTTTCAGGGCCTAGGTGA
- the LOC126799421 gene encoding methyl-CpG-binding domain-containing protein 11-like, protein MENKVDEVVAIELPAPPAWKKKKFLPKTGVTPRKNEVMFVSPTGVEINNKKQLEQYLKSHPGSPALSEFDWGTGETPRRSSRISEKVKTTPPPPENEPLKKRGRKSSGSKDNKVETTDAGDGTNDTEMKDAEAEKQVENGGKSPEETEQIKTTDTKTEETIPEDGKNESQTDAKETQGEEKDEKSNGVAAEDQTAEVALATEVTEKNKEDVPQAEGEEGNGCTDKKQDEISAVTIEANGAPEKGTAPSLEEKINEKRYVLEVVGKTDAPAEENMNTKDGEVVENGKVAQVIKPDAA, encoded by the exons ATGGAGAACAAAGTGGATGAGGTTGTTGCTATTGAGCTCCCTGCTCCTCCTgcttggaagaagaagaag TTTTTACCCAAAACGGGAGTTACACCAAGGAAAAACGAAGTCATGTTCGTTTCTCCAACTGGGGTGgagataaataataaaaaacaatTGGAGCAGTACCTAAAATCACATCCTGGTAGCCCTGCATTGTCAGAGTTTGATTGGGGTACTGGTGAAACCCCGAGGAGATCATCCAGGATCAGTGAAAAGGTCAAGACGACTCCTCCTCCACCGGAGAATGAGCCTTTAAAGAAAAGAGGCCGGAAATCATCAGGTTCAAAGGACAATAAAGTGGAGACTACTGATGCAGGAGATGGTACAAATGACACTGAAATGAAAGATGCAGAAGCTGAGAAACAGGTTGAGAATGGAGGAAAATCACCAGAAGAAACTGAGCAAATTAAGACCACAGATACCAAAACTGAAGAAACTATCCCCGAGGATGGGAAGAATGAGAGTCAGACTGATGCCAAGGAAACTCAAGGTGaagaaaaagatgaaaaatcaAATGGTGTTGCAGCAGAGGACCAAACTGCCGAAGTAGCTTTGGCTACTGAGGTAActgaaaagaacaaagaagacGTGCCACAAGCTGAGGGAGAGGAAGGAAATGGCTGTACTGACAAGAAACAGGATGAAATATCTGCTGTGACCATTGAAGCAAATGGAGCACCAGAGAAGGGGACAGCACCATCTCTGGAGGAAAAGATCAATGAGAAACGATATGTATTAGAGGTCGTTGGGAAGACCGATGCTCCAGCTGAGGAGAATATGAATACAAAGGATGGGGAGGTAGTTGAAAATGGTAAGGTTGCCCAAGTGATTAAACCTGATGCGGCATAA